CGTAAATACCATCTTCAAAAATGCTTAATTCATCGCCAAGATCTTTCTTAACTTCTTTAAGTTGCATTTCTTCAATTTCTACAGCACGAGCATCTTTTTCAACACCGTCGCGCGTAAATATTTGAACATCGATGATAGTACCTTTAACTGAATTTGGTACACGTAAAGAGCTGTCTTTAACATCAGCTGCTTTTTCACCAAAAATTGCTCGTAAAAGTTTTTCTTCTGGTGTTAATTGCGTTTCACCTTTAGGAGTAACTTTACCCACTAAAATGTCACCGCCATTAACTTCAGCACCAATATAAACAACACCAGCTTCATCTAATTTAGATAATGCTGATTCACCAACGTTAGGAATATCAGCAGTAATTTCTTCTGATCCCAATTTAGTATCACGAGCGATACATGTTAGTTCTTGAATATGAATAGTAGTGAATCTGTCTTCAATTGCTACACGCTCAGATAACAACATTGAATCTTCAAAGTTGTAACCATTCCAAGGCATGAAAGCGATACGCATGTTTTGACCTAAAGCCAACTCACCCATATCTGTAGAAGGACCATCAGCTAATACATCACCGCGTACTACTGGTTCACCCATACGACATACTGGACGTTGGTTGATACAAGTATTTTGGTTAGAACGTGTGTATTTAGTTAAGTTATAAATATCAATACCGGCTTCACCAGCATGCATTTCTTTTTCATTAACTTTTACAACGATACGTGAAGCATCAACATAACTAACAACACCACCACGTTTAGCAACCGCTGTTACACCAGAATCAACTGCTACAACTTTCTCCATACCAGTACCAACTAACGGCTTATCTACGATAAGTGTTGGTACAGCTTGACGTTGCATGTTCGAACCCATCAAGGCTCTGTTAGCATCATCGTGCTCTAGGAACGGAATAAGAGACGCCGCAACAGAAATAATTTGTTGTGGAGATACATCCATATACTGAACTTCAGCAGCTGATTTTAGCGTGAAGTCATTTTTATGACGACAACTAACTAAATCTTCAGTTAAGTTATTCTTAGCATCACATACAGCATTTGCTTGTGCGATAACAAAGTTACCTTCTTCAATTGCTGAAAGGTAATCGATGTCATCAGTTACTGCACCATCAATCACTTTGCGATATGGCGTTTCTAAGAAACCAAAATCGTTAGTACGTGCGTAACAAGAAAGCGAGTTGATCAAACCAATGTTTGGACCCTCTGGCGTTTCGATTGGACAAACACGACCGTAATGCGTTGGATGTACATCACGTACTTCAAAACCAGCACGTTCACGCGTTAAACCACCAGGGCCTAAGGCAGAAATACGACGCTTATGCGTCACTTCTGATAACGGGTTGTTTTGATCCATAAACTGAGACAATTGTGAAGAGCCAAAGAACTCTTTCACTGCCGCAGAAATTGGTTTAGCATTGATTAAATCTTGTGGCATGATCGCATCTAAGTCACCAAGACTTAAACGTTCACGTACAGCACGCTCAACACGAACTAAACCTACACGGAATTGGTTTTCAGCCATTTCGCCAACAGAACGAATACGACGGTTACCTAAATGATCGATATCATCAACTTCACCTTTACCGTCACGAATGTCGATAAGAGTTTTCATTACTGAAACAATATCTTCTTTAGATAAGACACCTGAACCAATATCGTCAGCATTACCAACACGACGGTTAAACTTCATACGACCAACAGTCGATAAGTCATAACGTTCAGAAGCAAAGAATAGATTATTAAATAATGTATCCGCAGCATCTTTTGTTGGTGGCTCGCCTGGGCGCATCATACGGTAAATTTCAACCATTGCTTCTAGGCGGTTTGTTGAACTATCCACACGTAAAGTATCTGACATATATGAACCAACATCGAATTCATTCATATACAAAGTAGATATTGTTTTATGACCTGCTTGGCTAAGCTCTGCTAATAACTCTAATGTTAATTCAGCATTCGCTTCAGCTACAACTTCACCTGTAGATTTATCGATGTAAGCTTTTGATAAAACTTTACCAACAATATATTCAGCTGGTACTTCTAGCTTTTCAATTTTTGCTTTTTCTAAAGAACGAATATGTCGTGCAGTGATACGACGACCTGATTCAATTAATACTTCACCTTTCTTAATTGAAATGTCGAACGTAGCAGTTTCACCACGTAGACGATCAGGAATAAGATCCATAACCAACTTATCACCTTTGATAACAAAGTTAGTTGTGTCATAGAAAATATCTAAAATTTCTTCTGTAGAATATTCTAATGCTCGTAGCATAATTGACGCTGGTAATTTACGACGTCTATCGATACGAACAAATAAGTTATCTTTTGGATCGAATTCAAAATCTAACCATGAACCACGGTAAGGAATAACGCGTGCGTTATATAAAACTTTACCCGATGAATGCGTTTTACCTTTATCGTGATCAAAGAATACACCAGGTGAACGGTGTAATTGTGAAACGATAACACGCTCAGTACCATTAATTACAAAAGTACCGTTATCTGTCATCAACGGGATTTCACCCATGTACACTTCTTGTTCTTTGATATCTTTTACAGTACCTGCCGGAGCTTCTTTATCGTAAACCACTAAGCGTAATTTAACGCGTAGCGGTGCAGAATAAGTTACACCACGTATTTGACATTCTTTAACATCAAATAACGGTTCACCTAAACGATAGCTTACATATTGTAATTCTGAGCTACCTGAATAAGCTTTAATTGGGAAAATAGAACGGAAAGCAGCCTCTAGACCGGTTTCACCTGTGGTATCAATATCAATAAACTTGCGGAAAGAATCGAGTTGAATGGACAACAAAAATGGATATTCCATTACTTGTACACTTTTACCAAAGTCCTTTCTAATTCGCTTTTTCTCAAAGTATGAGTAAGCCATGGGGTTCCTCAGCTTGCTGGTTATGGCCAAATCTGTCTTGTAAGTAATCCCTACATAGACAGGTTATTTAGATAATGTTTACGTCTAAACATTACTAGATGATCAAAAGTCATCTAACACTTAATAATGCACTGTTTTCTTAAAAAAACATATTATGTTTTTCTAGCAATAAAAAGCGCAAAAAGGCCGGTGACGTTTAAATCACCAGCCATGCCTTTTCAGGCAAATAATCTGTTTATTAACAGACTATTTGATCTCAACAGAAGCACCAGCTTCTTCAAGAGTTTTCTTAAGCTCTTCAGCTTCAGCTTTATCTACGCCTTCTTTAAGCGTACCAAGAGCTTCAACTAAGTCTTTAGCTTCTTTAAGGCCTAAACCTGTAGCGCCACGAACTGCTTTGATTACTGCAACTTTCTTCTCACCGAAGCTAGTTAAAACAACGTCAAATTCACTTTGTTCTTCAGCAGCACCACCAGCGTCACCGCCAGCAACAGCAACAGCTGCAGCAGCTGATACGCCGAATTTTTCTTCCATTGCTTCGATTAATGCAACAACGTCCATTACTGACATTTCAGCAACTGCGTTTAAGATATCGTCTTTTGAAATAGACATACTATAATTTCCTAATTTTTAATAAACAGATTCTTTTTATAAAAAATACTGTTTGAAATAACTATAAATACAAAAAGCTTGGTTATAAGCAATAAACTTAAATAACCTATGCAGCTTCCTGTTCTTTCTGATCGCGAACTGCAGCAATCGTGCGGACTAACTTGCCTGCAGATGCTTCTTTCATGACGCTCATTAAACGGGCAATAGCTTCGTCGTAAGTAGGTAGCTTAGCTAACATATTTACGTCTACAACATTACCTTCAAATGCAGCTGCTTTTAATTCAAATTTTTCGTTAGTTTTAGCGAAATCTGTGAATAAACGTGCAGCAGCACCTGGATGTTCGTTTGAAAATGCAATTAGTGTAGGTCCTTTAAATGTGTCATCAACACATTCAAATTCAGTACCTGCTACCGCACGACGTGCTAATGTATTACGGACAACTTTCATCCATACGCCATTCTCACGTGCTTGCTTACGTAGCACTGTAATTGCTTCAACTGTTACACCGCGGGCATCCGCAATAACAACTGATTGAGCGCCAGCGGCAGCTTCTTGAACTTCAGCAACAATTGCTTTTTTGTCATCAAGATTGATAGCCATTGGCTTTAACTCCTGGTTCACCGGGGTTTATGCCGGTATTTACAATCCCTAGAATACATAATTGCATACTAGGCCATTACGGCGAGGACCAGAATTTAAGGAAAAAATATCTGGGTAATCACCATCTACGTAGGAAATATTAAGTTCTTATCTTCATCAGAAATCCAGAAGGAAAACCTATCCAATAAAAACTCCTACGGTCTTGGACGGGGGTCATGTTATTGTTATCTAAAAGACTTCCATCTAAAAGCAGTAACACAACTCCTACCAAAATTTAAGGGGCGAGATTATAGGTTATAATTTCGCCCTTGTAAAGGTTCAATAATGAAACTTCACTTTAACAACATTAAGCTTGTACTAAGCTAGCTTGGTTAACGGCAACGCCGGCACCCATAGTTGTTGAAAGTGAAACTTTCTTAAGGTATTGACCTTTAGCATTTGCTGGTTTTGCTTTTTTAAGCGCTTCTAGCAAAAACTCTAAGTTTTCTTGCAATTGTGCAGGTTCGAAATCAGCCTTACCGATAGTAGTATGGATGATACCGTTCTTGTCGTTGCGGTAACGAACTTGACCAGACTTAGCGTTTTTAACAGCGCCAGCTACGTCAGGAGTTACAGTACCAACTTTAGGGTTAGGCATTAAACCACGAGGGCCTAAGATTTGACCTAGTTGACCAACAACACGCATAGCGTCAGGAGAAGCGATTACAACATCAAAGTTCATTTCGCCTTTCTTAACTAGCTCAGCTAAATCTTCCATACCAACTACATCGGCACCGGCTTCTTTAGCTTTTTCTGCATTTGCACCTTGTGTAAATACAGCAACACGTACATCACGGCCAGTACCATTTGGTAACACAGCAGCACCACGAACGTTTTGATCTGATTTACGAGCATCAATACCAAGATTTACAGCAACATCTACGCTTTCACGGAATTTTGCTGTAGCAAATTCTTTTAATAAAGAAACTGCTTCAGTGATATCATATTCTTTTGTTACGTCTACTTTTTCACGGATAAGACGAGCGCGTTTTGATAATTTAGCCATTGATTAGTCCTCTACCACTAAACCCATTGAACGAGCAGAACCCGCAATGGTACGCACTGCAGCTTCTAATGAACCAGCAGTTAAATCAGATTCTTTTGTCTTAACGATTTCTTCAAGTTGTGCTGTAGTAACAGTACCAACTTTTTCTGTGTTAGGACGACCAGAACCACTTTTAACACCAGCAGCTTTTAATAATAAATAAGCAGCAGGTGGAGTTTTAGTTTCGAAAGTAAACGAACGGTCATTATATACAGTAATTACTACTGGAACCGGAGCGCCTTTTTCTAAAGAATCTGTTTTCGCGTTAAACGCTTTACAGAATTCCATGATGTTAACACCATGTTGACCTAATGCAGGACCAACCGGTGGTGACGGGTTAGCTGCACCAGCAGCTACTTGTAGCTTGATTAAAGCTTGGACTTTTTTAGCCATTTTTAAATACCTTTATTGTGGGTAGTTAACGCAAATCACTGTGTAACAGTATTCGCTTCCCTGTTTACTAAACCGTATTTTCACTTTTTTAATTAAAAAAGGTAGATTTAGGTCGCGCTAAAAAAACGCGGCAGCGGATTATATATTAATCAACCACCAAATTTCAAGCACTTTTCGAATAAGCCTAATGAATAGATATAAAAAAACCAAAGGCTAAGCTTTGGTTTTTTTATTGATCATTTGATATACAGAAGCTTAACTTCCTTTTTCAACCTGACCAAACTCAAGATCAACAGGAGTTGAACGACCAAAAATAAGTACTGATACTTTAATTCTGTTCTTCTCGTAATCAAGTTCTTCAACAACACCATTGAAATCTGCAAATGGTCCGTCAATAACACGGATAACTTCACCTGGTTCAAACAATGTTTTAGGCTTAGGCTTATCAGTATCAACTAAACGTTGTAAAATACGATCCGCTTCTTTTTGGGTTATTGGTGCTGGTCTTTCTTTAGTACCACCAATGAAACCTAATACGCGTGGAACACTTTTAACTAAATGCCATGATTCATCATCTAGTTCCATATGAACTAGTACATAACCTGGGAAGAATTTACGAGAACTTTTACGCTTTTGACCAGCTCTCATTTCCACTACTTCTTCAGTAGGTACTAAAATCTCGCCAAACTTTTCTTGTAAACCATTAATTTCAATATGTTCAACTAATGTTTTTTGAACGCGACCTTCATAGCCAGAGAATGCCTGTACAACATACCATCTAAGCTTTGGATTTTGATTAACAACTTTTTCTTCTGCTTCTTCGCCTTCGCTACCATCAACAGAATTTTCAATAAAACCTTCAGACATTATAATACCTTCATACCTGTAATTAAGCCGACTGCCCAGAAAAGAACAGAATCTAAACCCCAAAGTAGTAATGACATTAACAATGTAACCACTAAAACAATACCCGTTGTTTGGATAGCTTCTTGGCGAGTTGGCCAAACGACTTTACGAACTTCAGTTCGTGATTCTTTAGCAAATGCAACAGCAGTACGACCCTTTAATGT
The sequence above is a segment of the Colwellia sp. 20A7 genome. Coding sequences within it:
- the rpoB gene encoding DNA-directed RNA polymerase subunit beta gives rise to the protein MAYSYFEKKRIRKDFGKSVQVMEYPFLLSIQLDSFRKFIDIDTTGETGLEAAFRSIFPIKAYSGSSELQYVSYRLGEPLFDVKECQIRGVTYSAPLRVKLRLVVYDKEAPAGTVKDIKEQEVYMGEIPLMTDNGTFVINGTERVIVSQLHRSPGVFFDHDKGKTHSSGKVLYNARVIPYRGSWLDFEFDPKDNLFVRIDRRRKLPASIMLRALEYSTEEILDIFYDTTNFVIKGDKLVMDLIPDRLRGETATFDISIKKGEVLIESGRRITARHIRSLEKAKIEKLEVPAEYIVGKVLSKAYIDKSTGEVVAEANAELTLELLAELSQAGHKTISTLYMNEFDVGSYMSDTLRVDSSTNRLEAMVEIYRMMRPGEPPTKDAADTLFNNLFFASERYDLSTVGRMKFNRRVGNADDIGSGVLSKEDIVSVMKTLIDIRDGKGEVDDIDHLGNRRIRSVGEMAENQFRVGLVRVERAVRERLSLGDLDAIMPQDLINAKPISAAVKEFFGSSQLSQFMDQNNPLSEVTHKRRISALGPGGLTRERAGFEVRDVHPTHYGRVCPIETPEGPNIGLINSLSCYARTNDFGFLETPYRKVIDGAVTDDIDYLSAIEEGNFVIAQANAVCDAKNNLTEDLVSCRHKNDFTLKSAAEVQYMDVSPQQIISVAASLIPFLEHDDANRALMGSNMQRQAVPTLIVDKPLVGTGMEKVVAVDSGVTAVAKRGGVVSYVDASRIVVKVNEKEMHAGEAGIDIYNLTKYTRSNQNTCINQRPVCRMGEPVVRGDVLADGPSTDMGELALGQNMRIAFMPWNGYNFEDSMLLSERVAIEDRFTTIHIQELTCIARDTKLGSEEITADIPNVGESALSKLDEAGVVYIGAEVNGGDILVGKVTPKGETQLTPEEKLLRAIFGEKAADVKDSSLRVPNSVKGTIIDVQIFTRDGVEKDARAVEIEEMQLKEVKKDLGDELSIFEDGIYARTKKLLLSAGLSESDLTSMSRDKWLTQNLSDEGQQAELEQIAEQYDNIKEDFDKKFEVKRRKITQGDDLQPGVLKIVKVYLAVKRRIQPGDKMAGRHGNKGVISNVVPVEDMPYDQYGVPVDVVLNPLGVPSRMNIGQILETHLGMACRGIGEKINRMLEAQQEIHKLRNFLQEVYNVGESRQEVDVASFSDDEVLRLAGNLRAGLPIATPAFDGAAEKEIKELFVLADMPQSGQFTLTDGRTGREFERPVTVGYMYMLKLNHLVDDKMHARSTGSYSLVTQQPLGGKAQFGGQRFGEMEVWALEAYGAAYTLQEMLTVKSDDVAGRTKMYKNLVDGDHRMDPGIPESFNVLLKEIRSLGINIELDLD
- the rplL gene encoding 50S ribosomal protein L7/L12 — protein: MSISKDDILNAVAEMSVMDVVALIEAMEEKFGVSAAAAVAVAGGDAGGAAEEQSEFDVVLTSFGEKKVAVIKAVRGATGLGLKEAKDLVEALGTLKEGVDKAEAEELKKTLEEAGASVEIK
- the rplJ gene encoding 50S ribosomal protein L10, which translates into the protein MAINLDDKKAIVAEVQEAAAGAQSVVIADARGVTVEAITVLRKQARENGVWMKVVRNTLARRAVAGTEFECVDDTFKGPTLIAFSNEHPGAAARLFTDFAKTNEKFELKAAAFEGNVVDVNMLAKLPTYDEAIARLMSVMKEASAGKLVRTIAAVRDQKEQEAA
- the rplA gene encoding 50S ribosomal protein L1, translated to MAKLSKRARLIREKVDVTKEYDITEAVSLLKEFATAKFRESVDVAVNLGIDARKSDQNVRGAAVLPNGTGRDVRVAVFTQGANAEKAKEAGADVVGMEDLAELVKKGEMNFDVVIASPDAMRVVGQLGQILGPRGLMPNPKVGTVTPDVAGAVKNAKSGQVRYRNDKNGIIHTTIGKADFEPAQLQENLEFLLEALKKAKPANAKGQYLKKVSLSTTMGAGVAVNQASLVQA
- the rplK gene encoding 50S ribosomal protein L11, giving the protein MAKKVQALIKLQVAAGAANPSPPVGPALGQHGVNIMEFCKAFNAKTDSLEKGAPVPVVITVYNDRSFTFETKTPPAAYLLLKAAGVKSGSGRPNTEKVGTVTTAQLEEIVKTKESDLTAGSLEAAVRTIAGSARSMGLVVED
- the nusG gene encoding transcription termination/antitermination protein NusG; translated protein: MSEGFIENSVDGSEGEEAEEKVVNQNPKLRWYVVQAFSGYEGRVQKTLVEHIEINGLQEKFGEILVPTEEVVEMRAGQKRKSSRKFFPGYVLVHMELDDESWHLVKSVPRVLGFIGGTKERPAPITQKEADRILQRLVDTDKPKPKTLFEPGEVIRVIDGPFADFNGVVEELDYEKNRIKVSVLIFGRSTPVDLEFGQVEKGS
- the secE gene encoding preprotein translocase subunit SecE, giving the protein MNASTEEQPSNSLDGLKWGVIVLLLIAAIGGNYYYGQESVLLRAVGVVVAVGVAGLIAMQTLKGRTAVAFAKESRTEVRKVVWPTRQEAIQTTGIVLVVTLLMSLLLWGLDSVLFWAVGLITGMKVL